The Actinomadura graeca nucleotide sequence GCTCACCGATGCGAGTGCGGTCTTCGGGCCTCATCAGGACTCGACGAGGGCTGCCAGGTTGGCCAAAGCCATGTGGGTGCCGATCTCGTTGTCGGCGGAGGAGACCGCATCAGGGATTCCCTCGTGGACGATGACGACCTCGGTGCCGCCGTCGATATCGGCGAGCGTGGTCGTCATCGTCATGCCGCCGCGCAGCGCGGGGTCATCGGTCTCGAACTCCAGCACCTCCACCACGCGTTCGTCCGGGACGAGCTCGGCGAAGTGGCCGTGATAGGTGTCGGTGCGCGGGGCGGACTTGCCGGTCGGACCTGGCACGTCGTAGGTGAGCGAGATCCGGAACACTCCCCCTTCGCACGCCTCGAACTGGTGGACGTGGGCGCTCATGTTCGACGGCACCCGCCACTTGGCGATCGCGTCCGCGTCCACGAGCGCCTGGTAGACGACCGAGCGCGGTGCGCGCACACGGCGAGAAACCCGCGTGGAGTGCATCTGCCCGACCCTATAGCGTCCGCCCTCGCAGCCAAGGCATGCGCCCCGGCCGCCATCAACGGCCGGCTCCATGCACGTCGCAACACGACTTCGATCAACCTGCCTAGGTAGTACACCTGGTCGCCGACTCACTGGTCAGCATCAGCCAGCCAAACGTCCGCTCGACGACCCAGCGCGCGGGGTAGTGACGCAAAGCCCATGGTCGCCGGGTCGCGGTGGACGGTCTGAACGTTGCTGCCCGAGCGGCGGCGTGGTGAGGGGCCGTTGCACGACCCCTCCCGCACTTCGAGGAACCAGCTATTGTCGG carries:
- a CDS encoding SRPBCC domain-containing protein produces the protein MHSTRVSRRVRAPRSVVYQALVDADAIAKWRVPSNMSAHVHQFEACEGGVFRISLTYDVPGPTGKSAPRTDTYHGHFAELVPDERVVEVLEFETDDPALRGGMTMTTTLADIDGGTEVVIVHEGIPDAVSSADNEIGTHMALANLAALVES